A single Acidobacteriota bacterium DNA region contains:
- a CDS encoding serine/threonine-protein kinase: protein MQAKPDQMLGHYRLVEKLGEGGMGVVWRAVDTTLDREVAIKILPETLQQHPERLERFEREAKVLASLHHPNIAVIHGLHQTNGVHYLAMELVDGDDLSTRLAAGPLPMLDALKLCAQVARALQSAHDRNIVHRDLKPANIVLTKSGEAKVLDFGLAKVLDPENSIESDETSSPTVTTGGTVAGMILGTPAYMSPEQARGKATDRRTDIWSFGCVLHECLTGVSEFRGDTMSDSIGAILHKDPDWGVLPVDLPVTVHWLLRRCLTKDRDNRLHDIADARIELEQAIVDPEGVVVGAAAADRPAEPAGRRWLRGVAIVGLIALAATIGWWLKPAPDGTVEPLGLSLQLNEPQTRNVQFSFSPDGSSIVYRAMGKDAGNGGVATSRLWLRRLDSFVAAPIPGTENADVPKFSPNGGQISFLVEPDGADDHRADLRVVGLDGRPPLTIAMNVLDHGATSWVTEDRIVYVDYLDEHRLLSVSSGGGEPTVFAEISENGQFSVFQFEVIDGGRWILDSSFIDGQRAILLVDTRDGTEHTLLKNAYSAQVLDSRQLLFLRGKTLLSAQLDLSQTPPALTGDIVTVLGGGSNPDDEIRWMRASRAGHLAFVTGAGAGSDNRLMTIDQDGVVEPLIEARGAYMTPVRFSQDGQRLLVSMSADESPSELWLVELDTGSSRPIASDQFVTFGGAWLSEQQFAFTSWQSIEDGEILTRELRRDSKPRPLFDEWPQDLVLHSGDIDFDGRYALFDVRSSGSTQSDIWIGAVDGSSEIRPLIATVASESRGAVSPNRRWISYVSNESGRPEIYARSYSLEGGVGETVIKVSRSGGVNPFWSADGKQLFFFDRPRKKLLAATLDNDSGRYSTPDVRIESVEDLQLSELFSEQSFVPVPGSDRLAFVQRPESQQATDRIEVVLNWEQLLDR, encoded by the coding sequence TTGCAAGCCAAACCGGACCAGATGCTGGGTCACTATCGTCTTGTTGAGAAACTCGGCGAGGGTGGGATGGGTGTGGTCTGGCGTGCTGTCGACACGACCCTCGATCGCGAGGTCGCGATCAAGATCCTGCCCGAGACCCTTCAGCAACATCCCGAGCGATTGGAGCGATTCGAGCGCGAGGCCAAGGTGTTGGCCTCGTTGCATCACCCGAACATCGCGGTGATCCATGGACTGCATCAGACCAACGGTGTTCACTATCTGGCGATGGAGCTCGTCGATGGCGACGACCTCTCCACCCGTCTCGCCGCCGGCCCACTGCCGATGCTTGATGCGCTGAAGCTCTGCGCGCAGGTCGCCAGAGCGCTACAGTCGGCCCACGATCGCAACATCGTTCATCGCGACCTGAAGCCGGCTAACATCGTGTTAACGAAGTCGGGCGAGGCCAAGGTCCTGGACTTCGGGTTGGCCAAGGTGCTCGACCCGGAGAATTCGATCGAGAGCGACGAAACTTCATCGCCCACCGTGACCACTGGTGGCACCGTCGCCGGAATGATCCTGGGGACCCCGGCTTACATGAGCCCCGAGCAGGCGAGAGGCAAGGCGACGGATCGTCGTACCGACATCTGGTCCTTCGGTTGTGTGCTACACGAGTGCTTGACCGGTGTCTCGGAGTTCCGTGGTGACACGATGTCCGATTCGATCGGAGCGATCCTGCACAAGGATCCGGACTGGGGAGTGTTGCCGGTCGATCTTCCGGTCACTGTGCACTGGTTGCTGCGCCGCTGCCTGACGAAGGATCGGGACAACCGACTACATGACATCGCCGATGCCCGCATCGAGTTGGAGCAGGCGATCGTCGACCCCGAAGGGGTCGTCGTGGGTGCAGCCGCGGCGGACCGACCGGCAGAGCCGGCGGGGCGACGCTGGCTTCGTGGCGTCGCCATCGTCGGACTGATCGCGCTGGCGGCGACAATTGGCTGGTGGCTCAAGCCGGCTCCGGATGGAACTGTCGAGCCGCTGGGGTTGTCGCTTCAGTTGAACGAACCGCAGACGCGGAACGTGCAATTCTCGTTCTCGCCGGACGGATCCTCGATCGTCTACCGAGCGATGGGCAAGGATGCCGGGAACGGCGGTGTTGCGACCTCCCGTCTCTGGCTACGACGCCTCGACTCGTTTGTCGCGGCACCGATTCCGGGAACCGAGAACGCCGACGTTCCGAAGTTCTCACCGAACGGGGGACAGATCAGCTTTCTCGTCGAGCCCGATGGAGCGGACGATCATCGGGCGGATCTTCGTGTCGTCGGTCTTGACGGTCGTCCACCACTGACGATCGCGATGAACGTACTCGATCACGGGGCGACAAGTTGGGTCACCGAGGATCGAATCGTCTACGTCGATTATCTTGACGAACACCGTCTTCTCTCGGTCTCATCGGGCGGAGGTGAGCCCACAGTTTTTGCGGAGATTTCCGAGAACGGGCAATTCAGTGTATTTCAGTTTGAAGTGATCGATGGTGGAAGGTGGATACTTGATTCCAGCTTCATCGACGGTCAGCGGGCGATCCTACTCGTCGACACGAGGGACGGCACCGAGCATACGCTCCTGAAGAACGCCTACAGTGCACAGGTACTTGACAGTCGGCAATTGCTGTTCTTGCGCGGCAAGACCCTGTTGTCGGCTCAGCTCGATCTGTCCCAGACACCTCCGGCATTGACGGGAGATATCGTGACCGTGTTGGGGGGCGGCTCCAACCCTGACGATGAGATCCGGTGGATGCGTGCCTCACGGGCCGGGCATCTTGCGTTCGTGACCGGTGCCGGTGCAGGATCGGACAACAGGTTGATGACCATCGATCAAGACGGGGTGGTCGAGCCTTTGATCGAGGCCCGTGGTGCGTACATGACACCCGTCCGGTTCTCGCAGGACGGCCAGCGGTTGCTGGTCTCGATGTCTGCCGACGAGTCGCCATCGGAGCTGTGGTTGGTGGAACTGGACACCGGGTCCAGCCGTCCGATCGCATCGGACCAGTTCGTAACGTTCGGGGGGGCATGGCTGTCAGAGCAGCAGTTTGCATTCACTTCCTGGCAATCGATAGAGGACGGAGAGATCTTGACCCGTGAGTTGCGGCGGGACTCCAAGCCCCGCCCGCTGTTCGACGAGTGGCCGCAGGATCTCGTTCTTCACAGCGGCGACATCGACTTCGACGGCAGGTACGCCCTGTTTGACGTCAGGAGTTCTGGTTCCACGCAGTCGGACATCTGGATCGGCGCCGTAGATGGTTCTTCCGAGATTCGGCCCCTGATCGCCACCGTGGCCAGCGAGTCCCGCGGCGCAGTATCACCGAATCGCCGTTGGATTTCCTACGTATCGAACGAGAGCGGTCGGCCGGAGATCTACGCGCGGTCGTACTCCCTCGAAGGTGGGGTGGGCGAAACGGTGATCAAAGTCTCACGCAGTGGTGGAGTGAACCCGTTCTGGAGTGCCGACGGTAAGCAGTTGTTCTTTTTCGACCGGCCCCGAAAGAAATTGTTAGCAGCGACGTTGGACAATGACAGCGGACGGTATTCAACCCCCGACGTTCGGATCGAATCCGTCGAAGACCTTCAGTTGTCCGAGTTGTTCTCTGAGCAATCGTTCGTACCGGTTCCCGGCAGTGATCGATTGGCGTTCGTTCAACGTCCGGAGTCACAGCAGGCCACCGATCGGATCGAGGTCGTGCTCAACTGGGAGCAGCTACTCGATCGGTAA
- a CDS encoding protein kinase: MTRCPSCSTNIQTDQSFCGSCGCRVDGSEDNPTQTSLKDDSPSQSFATGSFDQGRFVPGTVLEDRYRIVALLGKGGMGEVYRADDLKLGQTVALKFLPASLEPGSTKMTRLFTEVRMARQVSHPNVCAVYDIGELDGLPFISMEYVDGEDLASLLRRIGRLPKEKGLQTARQICAGLAAAHEQGILHRDLKPANVMIDGRGRVKLTDFGLAGLTDSFTGDEIRWGTPAYMAPEQLSGKGVSARSDIYALGLVLYELVTGKKAFSGKTPHEIAKAQQETMPTSPANHVSDVDDAVERVILRCLERDPTQRPGSALAVSAALPGGDPLAAALAAGETPSPEMVADAGVEGGLSPRNALILLGIVLLGLVGRTLVIDKASILNLVPMELSGQELKGKAEDALVALGHVELPDYLESGFRVRRDYIREITESEPTADHWDDLRDARPPGIVFWYRRAPSPLKPSNVHAYQVTEFDPPLSESSEIAMQLDTTGRLHHLEALPPENAKAMSDEEDDWTSVLKLAGWDASELTEIEPLFAPTVPTTRRIAWEIDGNDSAVIQVGAYGSLVTHFRVIQPWERTAYETPDDDNDSSNGGSVFFGFVFAGVIGSAIFLARRNIKSGRSDVRGALRLFFFVIAVMLASWLALGVRLNTLDLGDLFFGFVFGRPLAHALLHASISFVVYMALEPYVRKLWPRTLVSWSRLLLGRFRDPLLGREVLIGMAVGGVLGSASYLNTLVASWTGGSPFPPTTNLPNEGMLGAGDSLGTIIGESQTSIFMPMLLLVVLLLFRLLLRRDWAAVSALMILFVIGPIVSMPDGTPPSLLVWAVLAMMTLMATLSLLMLRIGLVAGIAMMSVFMLSTFPVSLDTSRWYAGAAVLPLAIWVAIALWAFYAALAGRKIFGDSLLSGE, from the coding sequence ATGACTCGTTGTCCCTCGTGCTCGACCAACATCCAAACGGACCAGTCCTTCTGTGGTAGCTGCGGCTGTCGTGTGGATGGGTCGGAGGACAATCCGACCCAGACCAGCCTCAAGGACGACTCCCCTTCCCAGTCCTTCGCGACCGGTTCGTTCGATCAGGGACGCTTCGTGCCGGGTACGGTCCTCGAGGATCGCTACCGGATCGTCGCGTTGCTCGGCAAGGGTGGCATGGGCGAGGTCTATCGCGCCGACGACCTGAAGCTGGGACAGACCGTCGCCCTGAAATTCCTGCCGGCGTCCCTGGAACCGGGCTCCACGAAGATGACCCGCCTGTTCACGGAAGTGCGGATGGCGCGTCAGGTCTCCCATCCCAACGTCTGTGCCGTCTACGACATCGGCGAGCTGGACGGGTTACCGTTCATCTCGATGGAGTATGTCGATGGCGAGGACCTCGCCTCACTGCTTCGACGTATCGGACGGTTACCAAAAGAGAAGGGGCTGCAGACCGCACGACAGATCTGCGCCGGGCTGGCAGCCGCCCATGAGCAGGGCATCCTGCATCGTGATCTGAAACCGGCCAACGTGATGATCGACGGTCGCGGCCGGGTGAAGCTGACCGACTTCGGGCTTGCGGGTCTAACCGACAGTTTCACCGGCGACGAGATCCGCTGGGGCACCCCCGCCTACATGGCACCCGAACAACTCTCCGGAAAGGGAGTCTCGGCGCGAAGCGATATTTACGCGCTGGGGCTGGTGCTCTACGAACTGGTGACCGGCAAGAAAGCCTTCAGCGGCAAGACACCGCACGAGATCGCGAAGGCACAACAGGAGACGATGCCAACCTCCCCCGCCAACCACGTCAGCGACGTGGACGACGCGGTCGAACGGGTGATCCTCCGTTGTCTCGAGCGAGACCCCACCCAACGCCCCGGTTCGGCGCTGGCGGTCTCGGCGGCACTGCCGGGTGGCGACCCGTTGGCGGCTGCGCTGGCTGCCGGCGAGACCCCTTCACCGGAGATGGTGGCCGATGCCGGCGTCGAAGGAGGGCTCAGCCCACGGAACGCGCTCATTCTTCTGGGAATCGTGCTGCTTGGACTGGTCGGCCGCACCTTGGTCATCGACAAGGCATCGATACTCAATCTGGTCCCGATGGAGCTCTCAGGTCAGGAGCTGAAGGGAAAAGCGGAAGACGCGTTAGTAGCGCTGGGTCACGTCGAGCTGCCGGATTATCTGGAGAGTGGATTCCGTGTCCGTCGGGACTACATAAGGGAGATTACTGAGTCAGAGCCTACGGCGGATCACTGGGACGATCTGCGAGACGCGCGCCCTCCGGGAATCGTCTTCTGGTACCGACGGGCCCCATCGCCGCTCAAGCCTAGCAACGTCCATGCCTACCAGGTCACCGAGTTCGATCCACCGTTGTCGGAATCCTCCGAGATCGCGATGCAACTCGATACAACCGGACGACTCCATCATCTCGAAGCGTTACCTCCAGAGAACGCGAAGGCGATGAGTGATGAGGAGGATGATTGGACCTCCGTGCTGAAGCTGGCCGGATGGGACGCATCCGAACTGACCGAGATCGAACCTCTCTTCGCACCCACCGTGCCGACAACTCGGCGGATCGCGTGGGAGATCGACGGTAACGACAGCGCGGTCATTCAAGTCGGCGCCTACGGCAGTCTAGTGACCCACTTTCGCGTCATCCAACCGTGGGAGCGAACAGCCTACGAAACACCGGACGATGACAACGATTCGTCCAACGGCGGCAGCGTTTTCTTCGGGTTTGTCTTTGCCGGTGTGATCGGGTCGGCGATTTTTCTGGCCCGTCGCAATATCAAGAGCGGGAGAAGTGACGTTCGTGGTGCGTTGCGACTCTTTTTCTTCGTCATCGCTGTAATGCTGGCAAGTTGGCTTGCCCTCGGCGTTCGACTCAACACGCTTGATCTCGGGGACCTATTTTTCGGCTTTGTGTTTGGGCGACCCCTCGCGCATGCGCTTCTTCACGCGTCGATCTCGTTTGTAGTTTATATGGCACTCGAGCCCTACGTTCGAAAACTCTGGCCTCGCACGCTCGTCAGTTGGTCACGACTTCTGCTTGGCCGCTTTCGAGATCCACTACTGGGCCGAGAAGTCCTCATCGGCATGGCCGTCGGCGGTGTTCTTGGTTCGGCATCGTATCTGAACACGCTCGTCGCCAGTTGGACCGGTGGCTCACCGTTTCCACCGACGACTAACCTACCGAACGAGGGCATGCTTGGCGCAGGAGACAGCCTTGGCACGATCATAGGCGAGAGCCAGACCAGCATCTTCATGCCCATGCTCCTTCTCGTCGTGCTGTTGCTGTTCCGCCTACTCTTGCGACGTGACTGGGCCGCCGTCTCCGCTCTGATGATTCTCTTTGTGATCGGTCCGATCGTGAGCATGCCGGACGGCACTCCGCCATCTCTACTGGTGTGGGCGGTCCTTGCGATGATGACGTTGATGGCGACCCTCTCTCTGCTGATGCTGCGGATCGGCCTGGTGGCAGGAATCGCCATGATGTCGGTATTCATGCTCTCCACATTTCCTGTAAGCCTGGACACATCCCGTTGGTACGCCGGAGCAGCAGTACTGCCGCTGGCGATCTGGGTCGCTATTGCGCTCTGGGCATTTTACGCGGCGCTGGCGGGACGAAAGATCTTCGGCGACTCGCTATTGAGCGGTGAGTAG
- a CDS encoding SpoIIE family protein phosphatase, whose translation MKSTQSPIQTSGESRSWNRFRLDCASLSAAGAGRSRNEDQSLFAAPGTDAAEQAAAGYLFAVVDGETTPGVTRSASRETRTSLLEILDDPRRAELRPDLMLHRLHDANDRCHQRIGARCSVTAVWLWEDPRGEAAVAGWAHVGDTRLYHLVDGRWQCLTEDHAKGRVLDRAIGQGPGLEIETGAMTLKPGEKLILVTRGVWQSATPAAALTAPEFPPTAEAARQLVGQARLNGSREDTTAIVISVGNHDDEPEPEH comes from the coding sequence ATGAAATCGACGCAGAGTCCGATCCAAACATCCGGTGAGAGTCGAAGTTGGAACCGGTTCCGGCTGGATTGCGCCAGCCTGAGCGCCGCGGGAGCCGGGCGGAGTCGCAACGAAGACCAGTCCCTGTTTGCCGCTCCGGGCACGGACGCGGCGGAGCAAGCGGCCGCCGGGTACCTGTTCGCCGTGGTCGATGGCGAGACGACGCCTGGTGTCACCCGCTCCGCGTCCCGGGAGACTCGCACGTCGTTGCTCGAGATCCTGGATGACCCGCGACGGGCCGAATTGCGGCCGGACCTCATGCTTCATCGATTGCACGATGCCAACGACCGCTGCCATCAGCGTATCGGGGCGCGCTGTTCGGTGACCGCGGTTTGGCTCTGGGAAGATCCCCGGGGTGAGGCGGCCGTCGCGGGATGGGCGCATGTCGGCGACACCCGCCTCTACCATCTTGTAGACGGCCGCTGGCAGTGTCTTACCGAGGACCACGCCAAGGGTCGGGTCCTGGATCGGGCGATCGGGCAAGGGCCGGGGCTTGAGATCGAAACCGGCGCCATGACGCTCAAGCCGGGCGAGAAACTGATCCTCGTCACCCGGGGCGTCTGGCAATCCGCCACACCGGCGGCAGCACTGACGGCGCCGGAGTTCCCACCTACTGCCGAGGCCGCCCGACAGCTGGTTGGACAGGCGCGGCTGAACGGTAGTCGGGAGGACACGACGGCGATCGTCATCTCGGTCGGAAATCATGACGACGAACCCGAACCGGAGCACTAG
- a CDS encoding isocitrate/isopropylmalate family dehydrogenase: MKPKDRYQIVTLPGDGIGPEVTREALRVLMAGAEAVGVGFDFEEIPGGGEYYLEHGREWPEGSEARCDAADAILLGAVGAQHPETGENVFTKPGAPYETPQMAGFAQVIGNRRRMELFCNLRPIKLYPGVPHKVSGKFQSVWKPENVDYVVCRENTEEAYTGRSSDLTGDDGSIVGRMSPIEVTRKGTERICRYAFELARRRKASKGKPGKVTCVVKSNIIGAHRYFEEIFRELGDKEFSDIEQDVAMFDAFCMWQMRNPEWYDVVVAPNLVGDVISDNGSTTQGGMGLAAGGNIGFDHGMFEPIHGSAPKHAGKDKVNPIAAVLCGAMMAEWLGDRYGDPRLVTLAERMEEAVGDVLKDGKTLTYDLGGSTSCSGLGKALAEAVAR; encoded by the coding sequence ATGAAGCCGAAGGATCGCTATCAAATCGTTACGTTGCCCGGTGACGGGATTGGCCCCGAGGTCACGCGCGAAGCGCTGCGGGTCTTGATGGCCGGCGCCGAGGCCGTGGGGGTCGGGTTCGATTTTGAGGAGATTCCAGGCGGCGGCGAGTACTACCTCGAGCATGGGCGGGAGTGGCCGGAGGGATCCGAGGCTCGCTGCGATGCAGCCGACGCGATCTTGCTGGGTGCCGTCGGTGCACAACACCCCGAGACCGGGGAGAACGTCTTCACGAAACCGGGCGCACCGTACGAGACCCCGCAGATGGCCGGCTTCGCCCAGGTGATCGGCAACCGTCGTCGCATGGAGCTCTTCTGCAATCTCCGACCGATCAAGCTCTACCCCGGCGTCCCTCACAAGGTCTCGGGTAAGTTCCAGTCGGTCTGGAAACCGGAGAACGTGGATTACGTGGTCTGTCGGGAGAACACCGAGGAGGCCTACACCGGTCGCTCCAGCGATCTGACGGGCGACGACGGTTCGATCGTGGGTCGCATGAGTCCCATCGAGGTCACACGGAAGGGGACCGAGCGGATCTGTCGTTACGCGTTCGAGCTGGCCCGTCGGCGGAAGGCCAGCAAGGGCAAACCGGGCAAGGTGACCTGTGTCGTCAAGTCGAACATCATCGGTGCCCACCGCTACTTCGAAGAGATTTTCCGGGAGCTGGGCGACAAAGAGTTTTCGGATATCGAACAGGACGTCGCCATGTTCGACGCATTCTGCATGTGGCAGATGCGAAACCCGGAGTGGTACGACGTCGTGGTTGCACCCAACCTGGTGGGCGATGTGATCTCGGATAACGGCTCGACCACTCAGGGCGGCATGGGTCTGGCCGCCGGTGGAAATATCGGATTCGACCACGGGATGTTCGAACCGATTCATGGCTCCGCGCCCAAACATGCCGGTAAGGACAAGGTCAATCCGATCGCTGCCGTGCTCTGTGGCGCCATGATGGCGGAGTGGCTCGGCGATCGTTACGGCGACCCACGGCTCGTGACCCTCGCCGAACGGATGGAGGAAGCCGTCGGAGACGTGCTCAAAGACGGGAAGACGCTGACCTACGATCTCGGGGGCAGCACCTCGTGTTCCGGGCTTGGTAAGGCGTTGGCGGAAGCCGTTGCCCGGTAG
- a CDS encoding SpoIIE family protein phosphatase, which produces MPGRGSPLGAKALERILEVTRDLARPLDIDTTLEHVIDAGRSILNAERGTVFLYDSENDELVTRVATGADEFRVPASKGIVGECARTRQVVIVPDCYADSRFNPEIDRKTGYRTRCLMAVPLIGHDDSLEGVLQVLNKRKGVFGSEDERIATALAAQCAVALQRSRLLREKVARERLEQELEVARSIQQRVFPQSMPTMDDYEVCGWARPADQTGGDIYDIHLQDDGGLILLLGDATGHGIGPALSVTQVRAMLCMCVRFGVDIDHAMQQINDQLALDLSSNRFVTAFLGRLDRDAHSVVYHAGGQGPLLHYHAQDDRGEWLTSTTRPLGMLGDLPVGPAHSMELAPGDLLLLSTDGIFEHERADEEAYGEQRILDVVRRHRDSPLASLIGAVIEDVDRFGDGAPQLDDMTVVVLRRRLAEKPEKRN; this is translated from the coding sequence TTGCCCGGTAGGGGTTCACCGCTGGGCGCGAAGGCGCTGGAGCGGATCCTGGAGGTCACGCGGGATCTCGCCCGCCCCCTGGACATCGATACGACTCTGGAGCACGTGATCGATGCCGGGCGCTCGATCCTCAATGCCGAGCGCGGGACCGTGTTTCTCTACGATTCGGAGAACGACGAACTGGTCACCCGCGTTGCGACCGGTGCGGACGAGTTTCGTGTTCCGGCCAGCAAGGGAATCGTTGGCGAGTGCGCTCGCACGCGTCAGGTCGTGATCGTCCCGGATTGTTACGCCGATAGCCGATTCAATCCAGAGATCGACCGCAAGACGGGCTACCGGACTCGGTGCCTGATGGCCGTCCCGTTGATCGGTCACGATGATTCTCTCGAGGGTGTCCTCCAGGTGCTAAACAAACGCAAGGGCGTCTTTGGTTCGGAGGATGAACGGATTGCCACGGCTCTGGCCGCACAGTGCGCGGTGGCGCTCCAGCGATCGCGACTGTTGCGGGAGAAGGTCGCCCGCGAGCGGCTCGAGCAAGAGCTGGAAGTGGCGCGGAGCATCCAGCAGCGGGTCTTCCCGCAGTCCATGCCGACGATGGACGACTACGAGGTCTGCGGTTGGGCTCGACCTGCCGATCAGACCGGTGGCGACATCTACGACATCCATCTTCAGGACGACGGCGGATTGATCTTGCTTCTCGGCGATGCCACCGGGCACGGGATCGGTCCTGCGTTGAGTGTCACCCAGGTTCGGGCGATGCTGTGTATGTGTGTTCGATTCGGTGTCGATATCGATCACGCCATGCAGCAGATCAACGACCAGTTGGCGCTGGATCTCTCTTCCAATCGATTCGTGACCGCGTTTCTCGGTCGCCTCGATCGTGATGCGCACAGCGTCGTCTATCACGCGGGAGGGCAGGGACCGTTGCTGCACTACCACGCGCAGGACGATCGCGGGGAATGGCTCACGTCCACGACCCGCCCGTTGGGGATGCTTGGCGATCTGCCCGTCGGGCCTGCCCACTCGATGGAGCTTGCGCCCGGTGACCTCTTGCTACTCTCGACCGATGGCATCTTCGAGCATGAACGCGCCGACGAAGAAGCGTACGGGGAGCAACGGATCCTGGATGTCGTGCGTCGTCATCGTGACAGCCCGTTGGCGTCCCTGATCGGGGCTGTCATCGAGGACGTCGATCGATTCGGCGACGGCGCGCCACAACTTGACGACATGACCGTGGTCGTTTTGCGCCGTCGACTCGCCGAGAAGCCCGAAAAGCGTAACTAA